From one Rhopalosiphum padi isolate XX-2018 chromosome 2, ASM2088224v1, whole genome shotgun sequence genomic stretch:
- the LOC132920726 gene encoding uncharacterized protein LOC132920726 has translation MKTAPVLCAAAFALVLQAMCATAAGGERQQQQQLPLFFQAGRPFNAPGAPLPKFVGIAGNQPPQAFRSVPPQVDEEQEDEEQRNDDEPHQRNVLAPTPLPFRPQPTPQFNQFRASPSPSPQTLQPIRINRPTETPIRRPQPPTPSQFKSLASQPLSEEAQELEEEKEEPDRLTQLLPQSKFTCGDKKTGYYADDGLDCEVFHYCQDGARHSWICPEGFVFHQVHLICMPPSSENICKQSTQYHFVNDFLYRPVNTEEANSRPNVTLRYGDRYYPGSSSEAGEEYDHDEEAPSQRPQQFRQQPAPRQRIQLQQQPQPTQQHILSTPRPVHVLQQQQLQQQQQQQQQQQFARQPSPNQVFHSSEEINIPLQQRRPVVLQPQRPSFQQQQQQQQNDFDFRRK, from the exons ATGAAGACCGCTCCAGTATTGTGCGCGGCAGCTTTCGCGTTAGTGCTGCAGGCCATGTGCGCGACCGCAGCCGGCGGCGAACGTCAGCAACAGCAACAGTTACCGCTGTTCTTCCAAGCGGGCCGGCCATTCAACGCGCCCGGCGCCCCATTGCCCAAATTCGTGGGAATCGCGGGTAACCAGCCGCCGCAGGCATTCCGTTCGGTACCGCCGCAGGTCGACGAAGAACAGGAGGACGAGGAACAGCGCAACGACGACGAACCACACCAGCGCAACGTGCTCGCTCCCACGCCGCTGCCGTTCAGACCGCAACCGACGCCACAG TTCAATCAATTCCGTGCTTCTCCGTCGCCGTCCCCGCAGACCTTGCAGCCGATCCGCATTAACAGACCCACTGAAACTCCGATCAGAAGACCACAGCCTCCGACGCCGTCGCAGTTCAAATCGCTGGCCAGTCAACCGTTGTCG gAAGAAGCCCAAGAAttagaagaagaaaaagaagaacCCGACCGTCTTACCCAACTTTTGCCCCAGTCCAAATTCACTTGCGGTGACAAAAAGACCGGTTATTATGCTGACGATGGTTTGGATTGTGAAGTGTTCCATTACTGTCAAGATGGCGCTAGACACTCTTGGATATGTCCGGAAGGTTTCGTTTTCCACCAG GTACATCTTATCTGCATGCCGCCGAGCAGCGAGAACATTTGCAAACAGTCGACGCAGTACCACTTCGTCAACGATTTCCTGTACAGGCCAGTGAACACTGAGGAAGCCAACTCCCGACCGAACGTGACGCTCAGGTACGGTGACCGGTACTACCCGGGCAGCAGTTCCGAGGCAGGCGAGGAATACGACCACGATGAGGAGGCGCCATCGCAGAGACCACAACAGTTCAGACAGCAGCCCGCTCCCAGACAGCGTATTCAACTGCAGCAACAGCCCCAGCCCACGCAACAGCACATTCTGTCCACTCCGCGCCCAGTGCACGTACTGCAACAGCAACAactgcagcaacagcagcagcaacagcaacagcaacagttCGCCCGACAACCGTCGCCCAACCAAGTGTTCCATTCGTCCGAGGAGATCAACATACCGTTGCAGCAGAGGCGACCGGTGGTGTTACAGCCACAGCGACCCAGCTtccaacagcaacagcaacaacagcaaAACGACTTCGACTTCAGAAGGAAGTAG
- the LOC132922568 gene encoding uncharacterized protein LOC132922568 encodes MSFQSLDLLLQQADVSENKNFTKKSDKINLQTPFGLNDLMFDDNELYSCDQDITSSMSQLHLNNQVTGECQNISDYISKHLSLLSSDEPKLSVVENTNKIEPKLPLSDVKNGSFNNIKCEDKTNSKQPLNNKGSYVKKYKIFRTKSLAKVRKSPLEKPDSGLSLTLGRKYPKSSLNLMNNYLCNVLIETRSRGFKFNTPSPDESVLSWMDIVRQMPNK; translated from the coding sequence ATGTCTTTTCAATCATTAGATCTTCTCTTACAACAAGCAGATGTAtcggaaaataaaaattttacaaaaaaatcagACAAGATTAATTTACAAACACCATTTGGCTTGAATGATTTGATGTTTGATGACAATGAGTTATATTCTTGTGATCAAGATATTACATCTTCAATGTCACAACTACATCTTAATAATCAAGTGACTGGTGAATGCCAAAACATATCAGATTATATAAGCaaacatttatcattattatcttcGGATGAACCTAAACTTTCAGTTGttgaaaatactaataaaattgaaCCAAAACTACCTCTTTCTGACGTGAAAAATGGgagtttcaataatattaaatgtgaagATAAAACTAACTCTAAACAACCTCTAAACAATAAAGGtagctatgtaaaaaaatacaaaatatttcgtACTAAATCATTAGCTAAGGTGCGGAAATCACCTTTAGAAAAACCAGATTCAGGTTTAAGTTTAACATTGGGACGAAAATACCCAAAATCAAGTTTAaacttaatgaataattatctCTGTAATGTATTGATCGAAACGCGAAGCCGCGGGTTCAAATTTAACACCCCTTCTCCGGACGAATCAGTGTTATCTTGGATGGATATTGTAAGACAAATgcccaataaataa